One segment of bacterium DNA contains the following:
- a CDS encoding MBL fold metallo-hydrolase has translation MIFASLCLGCRLEGPTPSPAVSDNEQVLNRGGGKDRWWDALPRAAWSEFPRVEQSQDWFEVYRIRAGVLAIYEPGQFEEVISYLIVGSERALVFDTGLGIGDMRRVAGELTDKEIVVLNSHTHYDHVGGNHAFDTVYGTDLEYTRAHAQGRSHEDIAEFVGPGWIWKETPDGFSTDGYVSRPFTISHAIEDEQVISLGDVRIEVLLTPGHAPDSLCLLDRKRGLLFTGDTFYPAPLYAHLPGASFSDYATTAERLAGLADSVEIVLPAHNEPSLPPSELVRFRDAFREMQEESAPFILTDGNREYDFGRFSIVVADPPPWQENRDPR, from the coding sequence TGATTTTCGCCAGCCTGTGCCTCGGCTGCCGGCTCGAGGGGCCGACGCCCTCACCGGCGGTATCGGACAACGAGCAGGTCCTCAATCGCGGCGGGGGAAAGGACCGCTGGTGGGATGCCCTGCCCCGGGCGGCCTGGTCGGAGTTCCCACGAGTCGAGCAGAGCCAGGACTGGTTCGAGGTCTACCGGATCCGGGCCGGAGTGCTCGCGATCTACGAGCCGGGTCAGTTCGAGGAGGTGATCTCGTATCTGATCGTCGGTTCGGAGCGGGCTCTAGTCTTCGACACCGGGCTCGGGATCGGAGACATGCGTCGCGTGGCCGGAGAGTTGACCGACAAAGAGATCGTCGTCCTCAACTCGCACACCCACTATGACCACGTCGGCGGCAACCACGCATTCGACACCGTCTACGGAACCGATCTCGAGTACACCCGGGCTCACGCGCAGGGGCGCTCCCACGAGGACATCGCCGAGTTCGTCGGGCCGGGTTGGATCTGGAAGGAGACTCCGGACGGATTCTCGACCGATGGCTACGTGTCGCGCCCTTTCACGATCTCGCACGCGATCGAAGACGAGCAGGTCATATCCCTCGGCGACGTCCGGATCGAGGTGTTGCTGACCCCCGGGCACGCCCCTGACTCCCTTTGCCTTCTGGACCGGAAGCGCGGACTGCTTTTCACGGGTGACACCTTCTACCCCGCTCCCCTCTATGCTCACCTGCCGGGCGCGAGCTTCAGCGACTACGCCACAACGGCCGAACGCCTGGCCGGCCTTGCCGACTCGGTGGAGATCGTTCTACCGGCGCACAACGAGCCGAGCCTGCCGCCGAGCGAGCTCGTCCGATTCCGAGACGCCTTTCGGGAGATGCAGGAGGAGAGCGCTCCGTTCATCCTGACCGACGGCAACCGGGAGTACGACTTCGGTCGCTTCTCGATCGTGGTTGCCGACCCACCGCCATGGCAGGAGAATCGAGATCCGCGATGA
- a CDS encoding pyridoxal-dependent decarboxylase, translating into MSLRRYLDAATDRVDRFRTKIRKTAITPTVSAGVVREGLAERYGDFSRPWPAEQLVEDVSSMMASWNVHVTHPRYFGLFNPNVFPASVAADVLVAGFNPQLAAWSHAPAANEIERYTLLYLAGRLGFDPDRIAATFTTGGAEANQSALLAALNHAYPEYSELGLAESGLAEFGLTRPPGPPVVYVSSESHHSIKKAAMTSGLGSRAVRTVPTDDSFRLSVPALREAIAHDRCEGRRPLLVVGTAGSTGGGIIDPLAELATVCAQEKLWFHVDAAWGGAACLSPRLQPELAGIERADSVTWDAHKWLSVPMGAGMFFCTHPESVRRAFAVATPYMPVDIEDTADPYTWTIQWTRRHIGLKLFMSLAALGSEGYRDAIEHQAAMGELLRRDLDGRGWRIVNRTPLPVVCFTRPEIEDGSTSAESIAGRLAKDFWISPVRLGANDPVLRACITSYETSAGDVRALAEAVTIAAAQASQPNQHPSD; encoded by the coding sequence ATGAGCCTTCGACGCTATCTCGACGCCGCGACCGATCGAGTCGACAGGTTCAGGACCAAGATTCGGAAGACCGCCATCACGCCGACGGTCTCTGCCGGCGTGGTGCGCGAAGGTCTGGCCGAACGCTATGGCGACTTCTCCCGGCCCTGGCCCGCCGAGCAACTGGTCGAGGACGTGAGCTCGATGATGGCGAGCTGGAACGTTCATGTCACGCACCCCAGGTACTTCGGCCTCTTCAATCCGAACGTCTTCCCGGCCTCGGTCGCCGCCGATGTGCTGGTCGCGGGCTTCAATCCCCAGCTCGCGGCCTGGTCGCACGCACCGGCCGCGAACGAGATCGAGCGGTACACGCTGCTCTATCTCGCCGGCCGCCTCGGCTTCGATCCCGACCGCATCGCCGCCACCTTCACGACCGGCGGCGCGGAGGCCAACCAATCCGCTCTGCTCGCGGCCTTGAACCACGCCTACCCGGAGTATTCAGAGCTCGGTCTGGCCGAGTCCGGACTGGCCGAGTTCGGCCTAACTCGCCCCCCCGGGCCACCGGTCGTCTACGTATCTTCCGAGAGTCATCACTCGATCAAGAAGGCGGCCATGACCAGCGGTCTCGGGAGTCGAGCGGTGCGGACCGTCCCGACGGATGACTCCTTTCGGCTCAGTGTTCCCGCTCTACGCGAAGCGATCGCACACGACCGCTGCGAGGGCCGGCGGCCGTTACTGGTCGTCGGAACCGCGGGCAGCACCGGCGGCGGCATCATCGATCCGCTGGCCGAGCTGGCCACTGTCTGCGCGCAGGAAAAACTCTGGTTCCATGTCGACGCGGCCTGGGGCGGTGCCGCGTGTCTTTCGCCCCGGCTGCAGCCCGAGCTCGCCGGGATCGAAAGGGCCGACTCGGTGACCTGGGACGCGCACAAGTGGTTGTCGGTGCCGATGGGGGCTGGCATGTTCTTCTGCACCCACCCCGAATCGGTCCGCAGGGCGTTCGCCGTGGCCACACCCTATATGCCGGTGGACATCGAAGACACCGCCGACCCGTATACCTGGACCATCCAGTGGACCCGCCGCCACATCGGCCTCAAGCTCTTCATGAGCCTGGCGGCGCTCGGCTCGGAGGGCTACCGGGACGCGATCGAGCACCAGGCCGCAATGGGAGAACTGCTTCGCCGCGATCTCGACGGCCGCGGCTGGCGGATCGTCAATCGCACGCCTCTGCCGGTGGTCTGCTTCACCCGGCCGGAGATCGAGGACGGAAGCACGTCCGCCGAGAGCATCGCGGGTCGGCTCGCAAAGGACTTCTGGATCTCACCGGTGCGATTGGGAGCGAACGACCCGGTTTTGCGGGCCTGCATCACCAGCTACGAAACCAGCGCCGGGGACGTCCGGGCGCTCGCCGAAGCGGTGACGATAGCGGCCGCCCAAGCTTCGCAGCCGAATCAGCATCCGTCGGACTAG
- a CDS encoding aspartate aminotransferase family protein produces the protein MLSPGASSALPSSATCCWRSISPLLATSTAPEDSRRWCSARQGAPRAARRSCSGTRQPALDSAATRCRDRAAKYGDLDAFAKKPSPRDAERIAGWCLRVVGSSGDWHASRESLRLANRRVFAVLSARLEETVYDDELELLGEADRRAADYLRGIDRRAVFPGDKARAALRGFEEPLPPHPSDPAETLRLLDELGSPATTATNGPRYFGFVIGATLPAAAAAERLTAAWDQCASSYINSPAAATIESVAGRWLLEILDLPAESAVGFGTSATACGLACLAAARRALLGRQGWDFDGDGLAGAPEVRVVISETGHITMRRALRVLGFGERRLIDAPTDDFGRVDPARLPELDDRTILCLQAGEVNTGEFDPFLPLVEAAKEAGTWVHVDGAFGLWARASEATRRLAEGVGGADSWTTDGHKWLNTPYDGAVAICRDAAALSDTLQSDAVYLTAEPRAQKNLTLEFSRRARGVPIWAALRSLGREGVGEMVERHCRQARRLARGLAERGVVILNRVVLNQVLATLPDDGDVAGFLERVQDGGKIWFGASKWNGKPVFRLSVSSWRTTDDDIELAIEEIARAWRSG, from the coding sequence TGCTTTCTCCGGGCGCAAGCTCGGCGCTGCCGTCTTCGGCGACGTGCTGTTGGCGCTCGATCTCGCCACTCTTGGCGACCTCGACGGCTCCGGAGGATTCGAGACGGTGGTGCTCGGCGAGGCAGGGTGCGCCGAGGGCGGCAAGGCGATCTTGCTCCGGGACTCGGCAACCGGCTCTCGACTCGGCTGCCACCCGCTGCCGTGACCGGGCCGCCAAGTACGGGGATCTAGACGCCTTCGCGAAAAAACCGAGCCCGAGAGATGCCGAGCGCATCGCCGGATGGTGTCTCAGGGTAGTCGGGAGTAGTGGAGACTGGCACGCCTCTCGTGAGAGTCTGCGGCTTGCGAACCGGCGAGTGTTTGCGGTGCTGAGTGCAAGACTGGAGGAAACCGTGTACGACGACGAATTGGAATTGCTCGGCGAGGCCGATCGGCGCGCGGCCGATTATCTGCGCGGGATCGACCGGCGCGCGGTCTTCCCGGGCGACAAGGCGCGCGCCGCGCTGCGCGGGTTCGAGGAGCCGCTGCCACCACATCCCTCCGATCCCGCCGAAACGCTGAGACTCCTCGACGAGCTCGGCTCGCCGGCAACCACGGCGACGAACGGGCCTCGGTACTTCGGATTCGTGATCGGCGCGACGCTGCCGGCGGCGGCCGCGGCCGAGCGATTGACGGCCGCTTGGGACCAATGCGCCTCGTCGTATATCAACTCACCGGCGGCGGCGACTATCGAATCGGTGGCCGGCCGCTGGCTTCTGGAGATCTTGGATCTGCCGGCCGAGTCCGCGGTCGGCTTCGGGACCAGCGCCACCGCTTGCGGCCTGGCGTGCCTCGCCGCGGCCCGGCGCGCTCTTCTCGGCCGCCAGGGTTGGGACTTCGACGGCGACGGACTGGCCGGAGCTCCCGAGGTCCGCGTCGTGATCTCGGAGACCGGGCACATCACCATGCGTCGGGCGCTGCGGGTTCTGGGTTTCGGCGAGCGCCGGCTGATCGACGCCCCGACCGACGACTTCGGCCGGGTGGACCCCGCTCGACTGCCCGAGCTGGACGACCGGACGATCCTCTGCCTGCAGGCCGGCGAGGTGAACACCGGTGAGTTCGATCCTTTCTTGCCGCTGGTCGAAGCGGCGAAAGAGGCGGGGACCTGGGTCCACGTCGACGGAGCCTTCGGCCTGTGGGCGCGGGCCTCGGAGGCCACCCGGCGTCTGGCCGAGGGCGTTGGTGGAGCCGACAGCTGGACCACCGACGGCCACAAGTGGTTGAACACGCCCTACGACGGCGCGGTCGCGATCTGTCGAGACGCCGCCGCCTTGAGCGACACGCTCCAGTCGGATGCGGTGTACTTGACGGCGGAGCCACGGGCTCAGAAGAACCTGACGCTCGAGTTCTCGAGGCGCGCCCGGGGCGTGCCGATCTGGGCCGCGCTACGCAGCCTGGGCAGGGAAGGTGTCGGCGAGATGGTCGAGCGGCACTGCCGGCAGGCCAGGAGGTTGGCCCGGGGCCTGGCCGAGCGGGGTGTGGTGATTCTCAATCGGGTGGTGCTCAATCAAGTTCTGGCGACGCTCCCAGACGACGGTGATGTCGCCGGCTTTCTGGAGCGTGTGCAGGACGGTGGGAAGATCTGGTTCGGCGCCTCGAAGTGGAACGGCAAGCCGGTGTTTCGGCTGAGCGTGTCCTCGTGGCGCACGACCGATGACGACATCGAGCTCGCCATCGAGGAGATAGCACGGGCATGGCGTTCGGGCTAG